The following coding sequences lie in one Pontibacter sp. G13 genomic window:
- a CDS encoding porin family protein yields the protein MRYFLALMLGIYSVVGYSQNFTGGLAIGINLSQVDGDSFGGFNKLGYAFSGFVNYRWDDRWAVQPELRFESLGSANDVGRVVETRHLSIPILAEYALPIKKGQPQSIGFHAGPVIGILLGADDAFNSVSNILDGVDFRGEAGADYRFALNWSFEVRYGYSLSSFLKGDGQGSTIVAPGKVGLFHNYLSGTIRWHIL from the coding sequence ATGAGATATTTTCTTGCCCTGATGCTGGGGATCTATTCAGTTGTCGGATATTCCCAAAACTTCACGGGAGGCTTGGCTATCGGGATCAATTTGAGCCAAGTCGATGGGGACTCATTCGGAGGCTTCAACAAGCTGGGATATGCCTTTTCCGGCTTTGTCAATTATCGCTGGGATGACCGCTGGGCAGTTCAACCTGAGCTTCGCTTCGAATCACTGGGAAGTGCCAATGATGTCGGCCGAGTGGTAGAAACACGTCACCTCAGCATTCCGATCTTGGCAGAGTACGCCCTCCCCATCAAGAAAGGTCAACCACAATCCATTGGATTTCATGCAGGGCCTGTAATCGGCATTTTGTTGGGGGCAGATGATGCATTCAATAGCGTCAGTAATATCTTGGACGGAGTGGATTTCCGGGGAGAGGCTGGTGCGGATTATCGCTTTGCCCTCAATTGGAGCTTCGAAGTGCGATATGGATATTCGCTTTCCTCCTTCCTCAAAGGGGATGGGCAAGGTTCGACGATTGTGGCCCCCGGAAAGGTGGGGTTATTCCACAATTACCTCTCGGGGACCATCAGATGGCATATTCTCTAA